From one Eptesicus fuscus isolate TK198812 chromosome 21, DD_ASM_mEF_20220401, whole genome shotgun sequence genomic stretch:
- the LOC103304414 gene encoding zinc finger protein 883-like has translation MLENFELASSLGCCCGAENVQARTEQKIPVRVSQARNPKVALSSRKSHPCEGCGPVLRKIFHITDLQGTQRSQILLTCGACAKRFYVSTKFHQDQEQHMREKHSLSGVDRISLAEGCNFNVSQKHVTCREVGPGILMGSGHLHQKATQTGDKSDEIPMSAMTFQSRKNDHTRKEYKRAIGRQHTFVQDKRRQRLVCHECGKCFTRISSFLYHQRLHTGEKPFECSECGKSYTGSTGLLYHQRVHTGERPYKCSECGKSFSRIDSLRIHLRVHTGEKPYKCPECGKCFATSTGFRHHQRFHTGEKPYKCSECGKSFTGSAGLSYHQRLHRGEKPYECSECGKSFACSSSLRYHQRFHTGERPYQCSECGKTFTMIRCLRRHQIVHTGERPYECSECGKTFTMIHYLRRHHSVHTGERPYECSECGKSFTTIYSLRNHRRFHTGEKPYECGECGESFSMLYSLRSHQRVHSRERPYVCRECGKSFISSSGLRYHQRFHTGERPYECSECGKSFTKNQTLHYHQRIHTRQGPYACIECGKTFTSILSLRSHQRVHTRERT, from the exons atgctggagaactttgaacttgcATCCTCGCTGG gttgctgctgtggagcagagaaTGTGCAAGCACGGACTGAGCAGAAAATTCCTGTAAGAGTGTCACAGGCAAGAAATCCCAAGGTAGCCTTGTCTTCCCGGAAGAGCCACCCCTGTGAAGGTTGTGGGCCAGTCTTGAGAAAAATCTTCCACATTACTGACCTACAGGGAACACAACGCAGCCAGATACTGTTGACGTGTGGGGCATGCGCAAAACGATTTTATGTCAGTACAAAATTTCACCAGGACCAGGAGCAAcatatgagagagaagcattccCTTAGCGGTGTGGACAGGATCTCACTTGCAGAGGGCTGCAATTTCAATGTGTCTCAGAAGCATGTTACCTGCAGGGAGGTTGGGCCGGGCATCCTTATGGGGTCAGGACATCTCCACCAAAAGGCTACTCAGACCGGGGATAAGTCAGATGAAATACCGATGTCTGCCATGACTTTTCAAAGTAGAAAAAATGATCACACCAGGAAAGAATATAAGAGAGCGATTGGCCGCCAACACACATTTGTTCAAGACAAGAGAAGACAGCGTTTAGTGTGCCATGAATGTGGAAAGTGTTTTACCAGAATTTCCAGTTTTCTTTATCAccagagacttcacactggagaaaagccctttgagtgcagtgaatgtgggaaatcttatACCGGTAGCACTGGTCTCctttatcatcagagagttcacactggagaaaggccctataagtgcagtgaatgtgggaaatcttttagcaGGATCGACTCCCTTCGGATTCATCTGAGAGTTCACACTGgtgaaaagccttataagtgcCCTGAATGTGGGAAATGTTTTGCCACTAGCACTGGCTTTCGTCATCATCAGAGATTTCACACGGGAGAAAAGCCCTataagtgcagtgaatgtgggaaatctttcacCGGTAGCGCTGGCCTTAGTTACCATCAGAGACTTCACagaggagaaaagccttatgagtgcagtgaatgtgggaaatcttttgccTGTAGTAGTAGCCTCCGTTACCATCAGAGATttcacacaggagaaaggccttatcagtgcagtgagtgtgggaaaaCTTTTACCATGATCAGATGCCTTCGTCGTCATCAGatagttcacacaggagaaaggccttatgagtgcagcgAATGTGGGAAAACTTTTACCATGATCCATTATCTTCGTCGCCATCACAGTGTGCACACTGGAGAAAGACCTTacgagtgcagtgaatgtggcaAGTCCTTTACCACAATTTATAGCCTGCGTAACCATCGGAGATTTCATACAGGGGAAAAGCCTTATGAGTGCGGTGAATGTGGGGAGTCTTTTTCCATGCTCTATTCCCTTCGGAGTCACCAGAGAGTTCACTCTAGAGAAAGGCCTTACGTGTGccgtgaatgtgggaaatcttttatcagTAGCAGTGGCCTCCGTTATCATCAGAgatttcacactggagaaaggccttatgagtgcagtgaatgtgggaaatcttttaccaagAACCAAACCCTTCActatcatcagagaattcacactagACAAGGCCCTTATGCGTGCATTGAATGTGGAAAAACTTTTACCAGTATCCTAAGCCTTCGTTCTCACCAGCGAGTTCACACTAGGGAAAGGACTTAG